A single region of the Thermococcus paralvinellae genome encodes:
- a CDS encoding DUF555 domain-containing protein yields the protein MGDYIVVLEAPIIVRDVETPEDAINVAVSKVAKALNKEKLDFVKVEIGYSQCPVCGSPFESAFVIGSVGLVGIYLTLKVFNAQSLEHAERIAKAVVGKALKRVPLKVFEIKEIHNGREGEGVHFDEENA from the coding sequence ATGGGTGACTACATCGTTGTTTTGGAGGCTCCAATAATTGTGAGAGACGTTGAGACACCAGAGGATGCGATAAATGTTGCCGTATCAAAGGTTGCGAAGGCTTTGAATAAAGAAAAGCTTGACTTCGTGAAGGTTGAAATTGGCTACTCCCAATGCCCTGTGTGTGGAAGTCCGTTTGAGAGTGCTTTCGTTATTGGGAGTGTTGGTTTAGTTGGAATTTATCTGACTCTTAAAGTCTTCAATGCCCAGAGCTTAGAGCATGCAGAGAGAATTGCAAAAGCTGTTGTTGGAAAGGCCTTGAAGAGAGTTCCGCTCAAAGTTTTTGAAATTAAGGAAATTCATAACGGAAGAGAGGGGGAAGGAGTTCATTTTGACGAAGAAAATGCTTGA
- a CDS encoding DNA cytosine methyltransferase: MYTLIDLFAGAGGFSRGFKEAGFKILAAIENFAPKADTYKFNFPEVKMYVEDIKKIHTIDVMRDIGVPDVIIGGPPCEPYTAANLKRKENPLDRLYNDPIGQLVLHFIRFVKDFQPKIFVMEEVPQIMEGELKDALRYEFEKAGYEEIYFNILDAQDYETAQRRKRVFISNIRIKPKRVKEKLTVWDVIGDLPDPRLPEALEIPNHRYVPLSPRKQRKIMRLKWGMAMHKFGDSQRKFTNWVRLHPYKVAPTVKGGSRFIHPFDDRLLTVREQARLMGYPDYHIFLGGRDVQYDSVGEAVPPTVAKAIAEYVKEKLDEGDY; this comes from the coding sequence ATGTACACGCTCATTGATTTATTCGCTGGTGCAGGAGGATTTAGCAGGGGTTTCAAGGAAGCGGGATTTAAGATTTTAGCTGCTATAGAGAATTTTGCTCCAAAAGCTGATACTTACAAGTTCAACTTTCCTGAGGTTAAGATGTATGTTGAAGATATCAAGAAGATTCACACCATAGATGTCATGAGAGATATTGGAGTGCCAGATGTAATAATAGGTGGACCTCCATGTGAACCTTACACAGCCGCAAATTTAAAGAGAAAGGAGAATCCTCTTGATAGGCTTTACAATGACCCGATTGGACAGCTTGTTTTACACTTCATTCGCTTTGTGAAAGATTTCCAGCCAAAGATATTTGTCATGGAGGAAGTGCCCCAGATTATGGAAGGTGAGCTTAAAGATGCCTTGAGATACGAGTTTGAGAAAGCTGGCTATGAGGAGATTTACTTCAACATTCTTGATGCTCAAGATTATGAAACCGCTCAGAGAAGGAAGAGAGTGTTCATCTCAAACATTCGCATCAAGCCTAAGAGGGTTAAGGAAAAGCTGACAGTCTGGGATGTGATTGGAGATTTACCTGATCCGAGGCTTCCCGAGGCATTAGAAATTCCCAACCACAGATATGTTCCACTTTCACCAAGGAAGCAGAGGAAAATTATGAGGCTTAAGTGGGGAATGGCAATGCATAAGTTTGGAGACTCACAGAGGAAGTTCACGAACTGGGTCAGGCTTCATCCTTACAAGGTTGCACCCACAGTCAAAGGCGGTAGCAGGTTCATTCATCCCTTTGATGACAGGCTTTTAACTGTCAGAGAGCAGGCAAGGTTAATGGGATATCCAGATTACCACATATTCCTCGGTGGAAGGGATGTGCAGTATGATAGCGTTGGTGAAGCAGTCCCTCCAACAGTTGCGAAGGCAATAGCTGAATACGTGAAGGAGAAGCTTGATGAAGGCGATTATTAA
- a CDS encoding urease accessory protein UreH domain-containing protein, which produces MKRTSILIFLLLITSALVKSFSTVEYGNVEFIPVATESELNEVIDANEGQYILIYYYSLTCPACKYMRDNVFIDPNVVQLLSERAVPVIVDIYKGREVTSLRYKIYSKVLVIQPDNLGYYTPKSPGEEITVSVPGTPTMVIFKVENGEKILTGVAVGALNKQGFEFFIKETTKKRANIQTSNFKTSTTTVVQTQNESHLTFAVLLTIFSAGILSVFSPCVLPLVVSGFALILAKRNLQIIILGMIAAFSLIGGLAGALGSYVAQITALFYLIGGAGFIVLGTIMVSEKANLYFTSKMNKIQRLAEKNRKFKGKFADFLFGAALGATWIGCIAPYVGFAILTATLSGNFTKGVIVMFIYALGMGLTFYLILSSKDLAQWINKKFLSNKITLKGSDRKWEKAIGILMILIGILMLTELTPLKLWSHLFEKIA; this is translated from the coding sequence ATGAAAAGAACAAGCATTTTGATTTTTCTCCTGCTTATCACATCAGCATTGGTGAAGTCTTTTTCCACTGTGGAATATGGTAATGTTGAGTTCATTCCAGTTGCAACAGAAAGTGAGCTTAACGAGGTTATTGATGCTAATGAAGGTCAGTATATCCTCATTTACTACTACTCTCTAACCTGTCCCGCATGTAAATACATGCGTGATAATGTCTTCATAGACCCCAATGTAGTCCAGCTTCTCTCAGAAAGAGCTGTCCCTGTAATTGTGGACATTTACAAGGGAAGGGAAGTAACATCACTCCGATATAAAATTTACAGCAAGGTTCTCGTGATTCAGCCCGATAATTTAGGATATTACACTCCTAAATCCCCTGGAGAAGAAATTACAGTTTCAGTTCCAGGAACTCCTACAATGGTGATTTTCAAAGTTGAGAATGGAGAGAAGATTCTAACGGGAGTTGCTGTTGGAGCGCTGAATAAACAAGGTTTCGAGTTTTTCATTAAGGAAACCACTAAAAAGAGAGCAAATATCCAGACATCAAACTTCAAAACATCTACCACAACTGTTGTACAAACCCAAAACGAGAGCCATTTAACCTTTGCAGTCCTCTTAACAATTTTCTCTGCTGGTATTTTGAGCGTATTTTCTCCTTGTGTTTTGCCCTTGGTTGTCAGCGGATTTGCTCTGATACTCGCTAAAAGGAATCTTCAAATCATAATACTCGGCATGATTGCTGCATTTTCTTTAATTGGTGGATTGGCTGGAGCCTTGGGTTCATATGTGGCTCAGATTACGGCACTTTTCTATTTAATTGGAGGAGCTGGATTCATAGTTCTTGGTACGATAATGGTGAGTGAAAAAGCTAATCTATACTTCACTTCAAAAATGAACAAAATTCAACGCCTTGCTGAAAAAAATCGCAAATTTAAAGGTAAATTTGCAGACTTTTTGTTTGGAGCAGCATTGGGAGCTACTTGGATTGGGTGCATAGCCCCATACGTTGGCTTTGCAATCCTAACAGCAACATTAAGCGGAAACTTTACAAAAGGAGTTATTGTAATGTTCATTTATGCCCTTGGAATGGGATTAACTTTCTATCTGATACTCAGCTCCAAGGATTTAGCCCAGTGGATAAACAAGAAATTCCTCTCAAATAAGATTACACTAAAGGGCAGTGATAGAAAATGGGAAAAGGCAATTGGCATTTTAATGATCTTAATCGGCATACTGATGCTTACAGAATTAACTCCATTAAAGCTCTGGAGCCATCTTTTTGAAAAAATAGCTTGA
- a CDS encoding DUF357 domain-containing protein yields MEREISEEKLKKYFEITKQALEKLEIVVHEKSLLYSVAKDFLIMAKSYYSDAKYYYKKGDYVTAFAALNYAHGFIDAGVRLGVFKGEDNRLFAFG; encoded by the coding sequence GTGGAGCGAGAGATCAGCGAAGAAAAACTCAAAAAATACTTTGAAATAACAAAACAAGCTCTCGAGAAACTTGAAATAGTAGTGCATGAGAAAAGCCTCCTCTATTCTGTTGCGAAAGACTTTTTAATCATGGCTAAAAGCTACTACAGTGATGCCAAATACTACTACAAGAAAGGTGATTATGTGACTGCTTTCGCTGCTTTAAACTATGCACACGGCTTTATTGATGCTGGAGTTAGACTTGGGGTGTTTAAAGGCGAAGACAACAGACTCTTTGCCTTCGGGTGA
- the pyrG gene encoding glutamine hydrolyzing CTP synthase, with protein sequence MTKFIFVTGGVVSGLGKGITSASIGLLMKARGFKTTNIKIDPYLNYDAGTMNPYQHGEVFVLDDGGEVDLDLGNYERFLDTNLTFDHNITTGKVYSAVIEKERRGDYLGATVQVIPHITNEIKERIRRIARDYDVVIVEIGGTVGDIESMPFLEAARQMQLEEGRENVAFVHVTYVPKLKVVGEQKTKPTQHSVKELRSLGIQPDAIVARSEDPLEESARKKISLFTNVPEEAVISAYDVEDTYEVPLLLEREGLGKYLVKRLGLENREPELKAWEKMVAKYKSLKDSVEIAIVGKYVKLKDSYLSIIEALKHSSVANEVKVKIRWIEAEDVEKYGTGLLEGVDGIIVPGGFGARGTEGKMMAIRYARENNIPFLGICFGFQLTVVEFARNVLGLKGAHSTEIDPNTPYPVVDLLPEQRGIDKLGGTMRLGAYPVKIKPNTLAHRVYGTELVYERHRHRWEVNPDYIEEFERAGLIFSGISGDDRRRMEILELPEHRYFIATQFHPEFKSRPMKPAPVFRGLVKAAKEKKFDK encoded by the coding sequence ATGACAAAGTTCATATTTGTCACAGGTGGAGTCGTGAGTGGTCTAGGAAAAGGAATAACGAGCGCATCAATAGGCCTTCTCATGAAAGCAAGGGGCTTTAAGACTACAAACATTAAAATTGACCCATATCTCAACTATGACGCCGGAACTATGAATCCTTACCAGCACGGTGAAGTTTTTGTTCTCGATGACGGTGGAGAAGTGGACTTGGATTTAGGCAATTATGAGAGATTTTTAGATACAAATCTTACATTTGACCATAATATAACAACGGGAAAAGTTTATTCTGCAGTTATTGAAAAGGAGAGGCGAGGAGATTATTTGGGTGCGACGGTTCAAGTCATCCCACACATCACAAATGAAATTAAGGAGAGAATAAGGAGAATAGCCAGAGATTATGATGTTGTCATTGTGGAAATTGGTGGAACTGTTGGTGATATTGAAAGCATGCCCTTCTTAGAGGCGGCCCGTCAGATGCAGCTTGAGGAAGGAAGAGAGAATGTTGCATTCGTGCATGTAACTTATGTTCCAAAGCTTAAGGTTGTTGGCGAGCAGAAGACAAAGCCAACTCAGCACAGTGTTAAAGAACTCCGCTCTTTGGGTATACAACCAGATGCCATTGTTGCAAGAAGTGAAGATCCTCTTGAAGAAAGCGCACGTAAAAAGATCAGCCTCTTCACGAACGTTCCAGAGGAAGCTGTGATAAGCGCATATGACGTTGAAGACACTTACGAGGTTCCACTTTTGCTTGAGAGAGAAGGACTCGGAAAATACCTCGTTAAGAGGCTCGGTCTTGAAAATAGAGAGCCTGAATTGAAAGCCTGGGAAAAAATGGTTGCTAAATACAAGAGCCTCAAAGATTCTGTTGAAATCGCAATAGTCGGAAAGTATGTGAAGCTCAAGGACTCATATCTGAGCATAATCGAGGCATTGAAGCATTCAAGTGTTGCAAATGAAGTAAAAGTCAAAATCAGGTGGATTGAAGCAGAGGACGTTGAGAAATACGGCACTGGCTTGCTTGAGGGTGTTGATGGCATAATAGTACCGGGAGGCTTTGGTGCAAGAGGGACTGAAGGCAAGATGATGGCAATCAGATATGCAAGAGAAAATAACATTCCATTCTTGGGGATATGCTTTGGATTCCAGCTGACTGTTGTAGAGTTTGCAAGGAATGTTTTGGGGCTCAAAGGAGCACATTCGACGGAAATTGATCCAAATACACCCTATCCCGTCGTTGATTTGCTGCCTGAGCAGAGAGGCATTGACAAGCTTGGAGGAACAATGCGCTTGGGAGCTTATCCTGTGAAAATTAAACCAAATACGTTAGCTCATAGAGTATATGGAACAGAGCTTGTGTATGAGAGACACAGGCACAGATGGGAGGTCAATCCGGATTACATTGAGGAGTTTGAGAGAGCCGGTTTAATTTTCAGCGGAATATCTGGAGATGACAGGAGGAGGATGGAGATACTTGAATTGCCAGAGCATAGGTACTTCATTGCAACACAGTTCCATCCAGAGTTCAAGTCAAGACCTATGAAACCAGCCCCAGTATTCAGAGGGCTGGTAAAAGCGGCAAAAGAAAAGAAATTTGATAAATGA